From Panicum hallii strain FIL2 chromosome 2, PHallii_v3.1, whole genome shotgun sequence, a single genomic window includes:
- the LOC112882611 gene encoding uncharacterized protein LOC112882611 — MPFLSTPSFDLSAGAEPTLGPRPPVAPPPPPTPAAAGAHHHHHHQPPVSEAAARRLREAEERLREAIEELHRHQGSAGKGEGEEQREGEWGCGHEGESCAAHAAGNLCQSFLLSYGVRVGIGILLRAFKLARRRSYGSLLDLKQLVSEKDLIVREEACRVGLLFGGFTGSYHALRCFLRRFRKKETPYNAILAGSVAGLAILALDDSSRRRTLSLYLLARLAQCAYNSSKSKNKFHFWGSHWRHGDALLFSLASAQVMYAFVMRPESLPKSYQEFILKTGPVAEPVYKVVRECCRGGPVDLTALSTYLSNKRNSDLINLTTNPSIIPCSVIHPDRASCLAQNVNVVSSTFKKTFPLYFSLTFVPFVVLRLQKFLESPAATCWRALVGAVRSTTFLSAFVTLFQASICLHRKVANKDHKLVYWFAGLMSGLSILLEKKARRAELALYVLPRAGDSLWYILINRHLLPNIKNAEVALFCICMGGIMYFLEYEPDTMAPFLRGLIRRFLASKISNPSPPPNRNTSYSYLQTLNALEQSRTQPGVDNGPPTSEKYNLESIPGL, encoded by the exons ATGCCGTTCCTCTCGACGCCGTCGTTCGACCTCTCCGCCGGCGCGGAGCCCACCCTGGGCCCGCGGCCCCCGGTGGCCCCCCCGCCTCCAcccacgccggcggccgcgggcgcgcaTCACCATCACCATCATCAGCCGCCGGtgtcggaggcggcggcgcggcggctgcgggaggcggaggagcggctGCGCGAGGCGATCGAGGAGCTCCACCGGCACCAAGGCAGCGCGGGcaagggggagggggaggagcagcGGGAAGGGGAGTGGGGGTGCGGCCACGAGGGCGAGTCGTGCGCGGCGCACGCCGCGGGGAACCTCTGCCAGAGCTTCCTGCTCTCCTACGGCGTCCGCGTCGGCATCGGAATCCTCCTCCGCGCCTTCAAGCTCGCGCGCCGCAGGTCCTACGGCTCGCTCCTTGACCTCAAG CAACTGGTTTCGGAGAAAGATCTTATAGTAAGAGAGGAAGCTTGCCGGGTAGGGTTACTTTTCGGAGGATTCACTGGATCGTATCATGCACTTCGATGTTTCCTTAGGAGATTTAGGAAAAAGGAGACACCGTACAACGC AATATTAGCAGGTTCGGTGGCAGGATTGGCCATACTAGCACTAGATGATTCAAGTAGGAGGCGCACTCTATCTCTATATCTTCTAGCAAGGCTCGCTCAG TGTGCATATAATTCTTCAAAATCTAAGAACAAATTCCACTTTTGGGGAAGCCATTGGAGACATGGTGATGCATTGCTTTTTTCATTGGCATCTGCCCAG GTTATGTATGCTTTTGTTATGAGGCCTGAAAGCTTACCTAAGTCCTACCAAGAATTCATCCTTAAGACAGGACCAGTAGCAGAACCTGTTTACAAGGTTGTCAGAGAATGTTGTAGAGGTGGTCCTGTGGATCTTACCGCTCTCTCAACCTATTTATCAAACAAGAGGAATTCGGATTTGATAAATTTAACAACCAATCCATCCATTATTCCTTGTTCCGTGATTCATCCTGACAGAGCATCATGCTTGGCTCAAAATGTTAATGTTGTTTCATCAACATTCAAGAAAACATTCCCTCTATATTTCTCATTGACATTTGTACCCTTTGTTGTTCTACGTCTTCAAAAG TTCCTGGAATCGCCGGCTGCAACTTGTTGGCGTGCTCTTGTGGGTGCAGTTCGCTCCACCACCTTTTTGTCTGCTTTTGTCACTTTATTTCAG GCTTCTATATGTTTGCACCGAAAAGTTGCAAACAAAGACCACAAACTTGTGTACTGGTTTGCTGGTTTGATGTCGGGTCTCTCAATTCTTTTGGAAAAGAAAGCTAGAAGGGCTGAGCTTGCCCTCTATGTGCTTCCCCGTGCTGGAGATTCTCTATGGTATATATTGATCAACCGCCACCTGCTCCCAAATATAAAAAATGCTGAG GTGGCTCTCTTCTGCATATGCATGGGAGGAATAATGTACTTTCTGGAGTATGAGCCAGACACAATGGCTCCATTTCTCAGAGGCCTCATCCGGCGGTTCCTGGCAAGCAAGATCAGCAACCCGAGCCCTCCTCCCAATCGCAACACCTCGTACTCGTACCTTCAGACGCTGAATGCTCTGGAGCAATCAAGAACCCAGCCAGGGGTGGATAACGGGCCGCCGACATCAGAGAAGTACAACCTTGAATCAATCCCTGGACTTTAG